One part of the Dyadobacter sp. 676 genome encodes these proteins:
- a CDS encoding DUF5690 family protein, with protein MRLKEALTRSNTFFICWAVIASFGAYFCMYAFRKPFNAGLYQGLALGEVSYKAILIISQVAGYTLSKFAGIKVISELKHNARVKLVIGLILVAELALLFFGLVPYPYNFVFLFMNGLPLGMVYGVVFSFLEGRRFTEMLAMGLNISVVVASGILKTTYIEIHGIFPRIPEFWMPFFMGALFLPVFLLFVWMLSAIPGPTAEDIALRTERVPMTSDDKRLVMRQFGFPVVCLVVFYATLVVVRDFRDNFTIEIWNEIDAHWGSGVLTTTEMITGIVVLLIIGALAFVRDNLAGFRLAYLIFFGGVIFIGVGTLLFERSVMSGFYWMLTIGLGLFLAYTVLQTVIFERMIALFRIKANAGYFVYICESIGYLGSVGLLLYKEFFMKDLAWSRVLIQFSYLQFALGLLLLALSNIYFDKYRSAEKSGTPFAAA; from the coding sequence ATGCGCCTGAAAGAAGCACTAACGCGATCGAATACGTTTTTTATCTGTTGGGCTGTAATTGCTTCGTTCGGGGCCTATTTTTGTATGTACGCCTTTCGCAAGCCATTCAATGCGGGGCTGTACCAGGGGCTGGCACTCGGGGAGGTAAGCTACAAGGCGATCCTCATTATTTCGCAGGTAGCCGGTTACACGCTGTCGAAGTTTGCGGGTATCAAAGTGATTTCGGAATTGAAGCACAATGCGCGTGTGAAGCTCGTGATCGGGCTGATCCTCGTGGCCGAACTTGCGTTGTTGTTCTTCGGGTTGGTGCCTTATCCTTATAACTTCGTGTTCCTTTTTATGAACGGGCTTCCGCTGGGAATGGTTTATGGCGTCGTATTCAGTTTTCTGGAAGGGCGCAGGTTTACGGAAATGCTGGCTATGGGATTGAATATCAGTGTGGTAGTGGCGTCCGGGATTCTTAAAACGACGTACATAGAAATCCACGGTATATTTCCTCGCATCCCGGAATTCTGGATGCCGTTTTTTATGGGCGCGCTGTTCCTGCCCGTGTTCCTGCTGTTCGTCTGGATGCTTTCGGCGATCCCGGGGCCAACGGCGGAAGACATCGCGCTTCGTACAGAGCGCGTGCCCATGACGAGCGACGATAAGCGGCTGGTGATGCGCCAGTTTGGTTTCCCGGTCGTTTGTCTGGTTGTCTTTTACGCAACACTCGTCGTGGTGCGCGATTTCCGGGATAATTTTACCATTGAAATCTGGAACGAAATCGATGCGCATTGGGGGAGCGGTGTGCTCACTACGACGGAAATGATCACCGGTATCGTGGTGCTGCTTATCATTGGCGCGCTTGCGTTCGTCCGCGATAATCTCGCCGGTTTCAGGCTTGCGTACCTCATTTTTTTCGGAGGGGTAATCTTCATCGGCGTCGGCACGCTGCTATTCGAACGGTCGGTTATGAGCGGCTTTTACTGGATGCTGACGATCGGGCTGGGGCTCTTTCTGGCTTACACCGTGTTGCAGACCGTCATTTTCGAGCGGATGATTGCGTTATTCCGCATCAAGGCCAATGCGGGTTATTTTGTGTATATCTGCGAGAGTATCGGCTATCTGGGTAGCGTGGGCCTGCTGCTTTACAAGGAGTTTTTTATGAAAGACCTGGCGTGGTCGCGGGTGCTGATACAGTTTTCCTATCTGCAATTCGCCCTGGGGCTGTTATTGCTTGCGCTCAGCAATATTTACTTCGATAAGTACCGGTCGGCCGAGAAGAGCGGCACGCCGTTCGCGGCAGCGTAG
- the nhaA gene encoding Na+/H+ antiporter NhaA, translated as MAKLINLKPFREFVQSESLGGIILIVCVIISLIVANSPAAGAFQNLLNTELGVHTEGIHLRYPLLLWINDGLMAVFFLLVGLEIKRELVEGELSSFKKAALPIFAALGGVLAPAAIYFLLNNNTDTAAGWGIPMATDIAFAIAIITMLGSKVPSSLKIFLAALAIVDDLMAILVIAIFYSSELHYTYLMYAAAIFAVLLAMNRAGVKNIAAYLVPGLFIWYFIHHSGVHATIAGVLTAFAIPTTPDAQESPLEKLEHVLMKPVNFVIMPVFALSNTNITFEAGMLEGLTTTLGLGIILGLVIGKPLGISLLSWLTVKLGISSMPGGANWSHIVGVGMLGGIGFTMSVFIALLSFPGEHLILSEAKFSILTGSVLSGILGYAMLASVGRRAAR; from the coding sequence ATGGCTAAACTTATCAACCTCAAACCTTTCAGGGAATTTGTGCAATCGGAATCGTTGGGTGGCATAATTCTGATCGTTTGCGTGATCATTTCGCTGATCGTCGCCAATTCGCCGGCTGCCGGCGCGTTTCAAAACCTGCTGAATACCGAACTCGGCGTCCATACGGAGGGCATTCATCTCCGTTATCCGTTGTTGCTCTGGATCAACGACGGGCTGATGGCCGTTTTCTTCCTGTTGGTGGGGTTGGAAATCAAACGGGAGCTGGTGGAAGGAGAGCTCTCGTCCTTCAAGAAAGCCGCACTACCGATATTCGCGGCGTTGGGCGGTGTGCTGGCACCCGCCGCCATCTATTTTTTACTCAATAACAACACGGACACCGCCGCTGGATGGGGTATTCCCATGGCGACCGACATTGCCTTCGCGATTGCCATCATTACGATGCTTGGTAGCAAGGTGCCGTCTTCGCTCAAAATCTTCCTGGCCGCACTCGCGATCGTCGACGACCTGATGGCAATCCTTGTCATCGCGATCTTCTATTCCTCCGAGCTGCATTACACTTATCTGATGTATGCCGCTGCGATTTTCGCGGTTCTGCTGGCCATGAATCGTGCCGGTGTCAAAAACATTGCGGCGTACCTGGTGCCCGGGCTGTTTATCTGGTATTTCATTCACCATTCGGGCGTACACGCTACGATTGCCGGCGTGCTCACGGCTTTCGCGATCCCGACCACGCCCGACGCGCAGGAGTCGCCTCTGGAAAAGCTGGAACATGTGCTTATGAAGCCGGTGAACTTTGTGATTATGCCGGTCTTTGCCTTATCGAATACCAACATCACTTTCGAAGCGGGAATGCTGGAAGGCTTGACGACGACGCTGGGGTTGGGTATCATCCTGGGACTTGTGATAGGAAAGCCGCTAGGTATCAGCTTGCTTTCCTGGCTGACAGTAAAGCTCGGCATTAGCAGCATGCCCGGCGGGGCGAATTGGTCGCACATTGTTGGGGTCGGGATGCTGGGAGGAATCGGTTTTACGATGTCGGTTTTTATCGCATTGCTGTCGTTCCCAGGAGAGCACCTCATTCTGTCGGAAGCTAAGTTCTCGATTCTCACCGGCTCGGTCTTGTCGGGGATATTAGGGTACGCGATGCTGGCGAGCGTGGGCCGCAGGGCGGCACGATAG
- a CDS encoding endonuclease V, whose translation MAGADISLALYSETVYAGLVVLSYPELRPIAYSLVRSSTIFPYVPGYLAFREIPAILRAFEQMPVKPHLVMFDGNGILHARRMGIASHFGILTGTVTMGCAKKKLAGQYAEPGVAKGEYTPVTDKGEVIGYAVRTKDNVKPVFISPGHQMSLEDSLTLAFKCTGKHRLPEPTRYAHEYVNRFRMGELAEGYHEIANWTLF comes from the coding sequence GTGGCCGGTGCCGATATTTCCCTTGCCCTTTACAGCGAAACCGTGTATGCCGGCCTGGTAGTCCTCAGTTATCCCGAATTGCGCCCCATTGCCTATTCGCTTGTCAGGAGCAGCACGATCTTTCCCTACGTGCCGGGTTACCTGGCGTTCCGCGAAATCCCGGCCATCCTGAGAGCATTCGAACAAATGCCGGTGAAACCCCATCTGGTCATGTTCGACGGAAACGGCATCTTACACGCCCGGCGAATGGGCATCGCATCGCATTTCGGCATACTCACGGGGACGGTTACGATGGGTTGCGCGAAAAAGAAACTGGCCGGCCAGTACGCGGAGCCGGGAGTTGCCAAAGGTGAATACACACCAGTGACCGACAAAGGAGAGGTAATTGGCTACGCCGTAAGGACTAAGGACAACGTAAAACCGGTATTCATATCTCCGGGACATCAGATGAGCCTGGAAGACAGCCTCACACTCGCATTCAAATGCACCGGTAAACACCGCCTCCCCGAGCCCACCCGCTATGCACACGAGTATGTGAACCGTTTCCGTATGGGCGAACTGGCCGAAGGCTACCATGAAATAGCCAACTGGACGCTCTTCTGA
- a CDS encoding glycoside hydrolase family 18 protein — protein sequence MRLTPAQKNPGIALLLVTLLAPLLLLNGCSPEKKEEASADSAKRPVVIGYVGGFHGLLNTGNIDAKMLTHINYAFVDIKNGKAFLTNEKTDTTNFRQLNLLKTDNPDLKILISIGGWAWSENFSDAVLTDSSRKVFAKSSVEIIKKYNLDGVDIDWEYPGLPGEEGNVFRPEDKQNYTEMFHAIRNELDLLEEETGKKKLLTTAVAGWVEFLNATEMGKAQKYLDYVNLMTYDLFQGDTAVHHASLYPSNIYKTAKSVDNAVKGFHAAGVPMGKLVVGLPFYGRMFTVAKLDKGLGQKQIRQQYIDGYTYIKDSLVNKKGYKEYRDTVARAPYLLNAETGDVLSYDDEESVREKCKYVLANKLAGVMFWEYDSDPKKYLLNEIDKSLK from the coding sequence ATGCGCCTGACCCCTGCTCAAAAAAATCCCGGCATCGCATTGCTGCTGGTGACCCTGCTCGCCCCTTTACTTTTGCTGAACGGCTGCTCCCCGGAAAAGAAAGAGGAGGCCTCCGCTGATTCGGCCAAACGCCCCGTCGTGATCGGCTATGTGGGCGGTTTCCACGGCTTACTGAACACCGGCAACATCGACGCCAAAATGCTGACGCACATTAACTACGCATTCGTGGATATCAAGAATGGCAAGGCATTTTTGACCAATGAAAAAACGGACACGACCAATTTCCGCCAGCTCAATCTCCTTAAAACCGACAACCCCGACCTGAAAATCCTGATTTCGATCGGCGGCTGGGCGTGGAGCGAGAACTTCTCCGATGCTGTCTTGACCGACTCGTCGCGAAAGGTATTCGCCAAAAGCAGCGTCGAGATCATCAAAAAATACAATCTCGACGGCGTGGATATCGATTGGGAATACCCGGGACTGCCGGGTGAAGAAGGCAATGTTTTCCGCCCGGAGGACAAACAGAATTATACCGAAATGTTCCACGCGATCCGCAACGAGCTGGATTTGCTGGAAGAGGAAACCGGCAAGAAAAAATTGCTGACCACCGCCGTGGCTGGCTGGGTGGAGTTTTTGAACGCGACCGAAATGGGCAAAGCTCAGAAATACCTGGATTATGTAAATCTGATGACCTACGACCTTTTCCAGGGCGACACGGCGGTTCACCACGCGAGTTTATATCCTTCGAATATTTACAAAACTGCCAAATCGGTGGATAATGCCGTCAAAGGATTCCACGCAGCGGGTGTGCCGATGGGAAAACTGGTTGTAGGACTGCCATTTTACGGCCGGATGTTCACGGTCGCGAAACTGGATAAGGGACTCGGCCAGAAACAGATCAGGCAGCAGTATATCGATGGCTATACTTATATCAAAGACAGTTTGGTGAATAAAAAAGGATATAAGGAGTATCGCGACACCGTGGCCAGGGCGCCTTATCTGCTCAATGCCGAAACCGGCGACGTGCTGAGTTACGACGACGAGGAGTCGGTACGGGAAAAGTGCAAATACGTACTGGCCAACAAGCTGGCCGGGGTGATGTTCTGGGAATATGATTCCGATCCCAAGAAATACCTGCTCAACGAGATCGACAAGTCGCTGAAATAA
- the ligD gene encoding non-homologous end-joining DNA ligase gives MKKKVEITHPEKIYWPDEHITKGELTDYYRNVAPYILPYMKNRPLSLRRQPNGVKDEGFFQKDAGDSVPEWMKTFEILAESTGKMVNYYVANDVESLLYIANLGCIEMNPWNSTINKLDNPDYVVMDIDPSDKNTFDDVIDVALTIKELLDEMGAEGFCKTSGASGMHVYIPFGKKYNYDQARDFAELVAHMVTERLPGLTTLERSLSKRKKNQIYVDYLQNRIGQTLACAYSARPKPGATVSAPLEWSEVQHGLSPRDFTIKNIFERLDKKGDLFKGVLGKGINLDKILQKLSVTTQD, from the coding sequence ATGAAAAAGAAAGTGGAAATTACCCATCCGGAGAAAATATACTGGCCCGACGAGCACATTACAAAAGGCGAGCTCACCGACTATTACCGCAATGTCGCACCCTATATTTTACCCTACATGAAAAACCGGCCGCTATCTCTGCGCCGGCAGCCCAACGGCGTCAAGGACGAGGGCTTTTTCCAGAAAGATGCCGGTGATTCGGTGCCGGAATGGATGAAGACGTTCGAAATTCTGGCCGAGTCGACGGGAAAGATGGTGAATTATTACGTCGCAAACGACGTCGAAAGCCTGCTGTACATCGCCAACCTCGGCTGCATTGAAATGAATCCCTGGAATTCGACCATCAACAAGCTCGACAACCCGGATTACGTGGTGATGGACATCGACCCTTCGGACAAGAATACCTTCGACGACGTTATCGATGTAGCGCTGACGATCAAGGAATTGCTCGACGAAATGGGTGCTGAGGGCTTTTGCAAAACCTCCGGCGCGAGCGGCATGCATGTTTACATTCCGTTCGGAAAGAAATACAATTACGATCAGGCGCGCGACTTCGCCGAATTGGTCGCGCATATGGTTACCGAGCGATTGCCCGGGCTAACCACCCTGGAACGATCGCTTTCCAAACGTAAGAAAAACCAGATTTACGTCGATTACCTGCAAAATCGCATCGGTCAGACCCTCGCCTGCGCGTACAGCGCCCGTCCCAAACCCGGCGCGACGGTTTCCGCTCCGCTCGAATGGAGCGAGGTGCAGCACGGCCTCAGTCCAAGGGATTTTACGATCAAAAATATTTTCGAAAGGCTCGACAAGAAGGGCGACCTTTTTAAAGGTGTGCTGGGCAAGGGCATTAATCTGGATAAAATATTACAAAAGCTGTCGGTAACTACTCAGGATTAG
- a CDS encoding Ku protein: protein MRAIWSGAIGFGLVNIPVKLFSAVQASELDLDMLDKKDHANIHFQRVNANTGREVKWENIVRGYKVDDNYVVLDESDFEKASPEKSKIIEIAEFVDEKDIDSIYYETPYYLQPEKSGVKPYALLRDALKKTGKCGLGTYVLRNRESLVLIKPQDQLLILNKIRFAEEIRDTDELNIPDVKIKPAEMNMAVQLIEQLTTDFDITRYKDTYNEKLLKLIMAKAKGKKPAASKMKIVHSKSRDLMAQLKESLAAPKRKAS, encoded by the coding sequence ATGAGAGCAATATGGTCCGGGGCAATCGGGTTTGGCCTCGTTAATATTCCTGTGAAACTTTTCAGCGCCGTCCAGGCCAGCGAGCTCGACCTCGATATGCTGGACAAAAAAGACCACGCCAACATCCATTTCCAGCGCGTAAACGCCAATACCGGCCGCGAGGTCAAATGGGAAAATATCGTGCGCGGATACAAGGTGGACGACAACTATGTGGTGCTCGACGAATCCGATTTCGAAAAGGCCAGTCCCGAGAAGTCGAAAATCATCGAGATCGCCGAGTTTGTCGATGAAAAGGATATCGACAGTATTTATTATGAGACTCCCTATTACCTGCAACCGGAAAAATCGGGGGTGAAGCCATACGCGCTTCTGCGGGACGCCCTCAAAAAAACCGGCAAATGCGGGCTGGGAACCTACGTCCTGAGAAACCGGGAAAGTCTGGTGCTCATCAAGCCGCAAGACCAGCTCTTGATATTGAACAAGATCCGTTTCGCGGAAGAAATCCGGGATACCGACGAGCTGAATATCCCCGATGTAAAGATCAAACCCGCCGAAATGAATATGGCCGTGCAGTTGATCGAGCAGCTTACCACCGATTTCGATATTACCCGCTACAAGGATACTTACAATGAAAAGTTGCTGAAACTGATCATGGCCAAAGCCAAAGGCAAGAAACCCGCTGCTAGCAAAATGAAGATCGTACACTCGAAAAGCCGCGATCTGATGGCGCAGTTGAAGGAAAGCCTGGCCGCCCCTAAACGGAAAGCATCATGA
- a CDS encoding multidrug effflux MFS transporter gives MSKKTYFFLILILGSLTALGPFSIDMYLPGFPAIARDLNTTAAKVSQTLSGYFVGISLGQLLYGPLLDRFGRKKPLFIGLAVYILASAGCAVATSVDQLIVLRIIQAIGSCAATVASVAMVRDLFPVSENAKVFSLLLLVVGFSPMIAPTLGGYVTDAFGWHAVFMILTIMGVAIFAATALWLPDSYKPDKTLSLKPGPIIANFLEVLREPQFYTYAITGAVAFAGLFAYVSGSPIVFMEVFHIDGKVYGWIFAFLSVGFIGSGQVNTLMLRRFSSEQIVNVALICQAVIGLTFLAAALNDALTLTSTLVFLFLFLCCVGYTYPNAAALSLAPFTRNAGSASALMGAFQMGAGTLISIAISLFEEPSMIPMVSAMAGSATLALIILVIGRRFITNKVDVQQGADAGVMH, from the coding sequence ATGTCCAAAAAGACTTACTTTTTTCTGATCCTCATTCTGGGGAGCCTGACCGCGCTTGGGCCTTTTTCGATCGATATGTACCTGCCCGGCTTCCCGGCAATCGCACGTGACCTGAATACGACCGCCGCGAAAGTATCGCAGACTTTGTCCGGCTATTTCGTCGGGATATCGCTTGGCCAATTACTTTATGGGCCGTTGCTCGATCGTTTCGGGCGGAAAAAACCGCTCTTCATCGGTCTGGCGGTATACATTCTCGCGTCGGCGGGGTGTGCCGTGGCTACCAGTGTAGACCAGTTGATCGTGTTACGCATCATCCAGGCCATCGGGAGCTGTGCGGCGACTGTCGCGTCGGTGGCGATGGTACGCGATCTTTTTCCGGTGAGCGAGAATGCGAAAGTGTTTTCGCTATTGTTACTGGTCGTCGGTTTTTCACCGATGATCGCCCCGACATTGGGTGGTTACGTGACCGACGCTTTCGGCTGGCACGCGGTGTTTATGATATTGACGATCATGGGTGTAGCCATTTTCGCGGCCACTGCATTATGGCTGCCCGATAGCTACAAGCCCGACAAAACGCTTTCGCTGAAACCGGGGCCGATCATTGCGAACTTCCTGGAAGTGCTCCGCGAGCCGCAGTTTTATACTTACGCCATCACCGGCGCCGTAGCATTCGCCGGGCTGTTCGCCTACGTCTCGGGCTCGCCCATCGTCTTTATGGAGGTATTTCATATCGATGGGAAAGTGTATGGCTGGATCTTTGCGTTTTTGTCCGTCGGTTTCATCGGCTCGGGGCAAGTGAATACGCTCATGCTGAGGCGATTCAGCAGCGAGCAGATTGTGAATGTGGCGCTGATTTGCCAGGCCGTAATTGGTCTTACATTCCTCGCCGCGGCATTGAACGACGCGCTGACGCTCACTTCCACACTCGTATTTCTGTTCCTCTTTCTCTGCTGCGTGGGCTACACCTATCCGAACGCGGCCGCGCTGTCGCTCGCGCCGTTCACGCGTAATGCGGGCAGCGCGTCGGCGTTGATGGGCGCATTTCAAATGGGTGCGGGCACACTGATTTCCATCGCGATCAGTTTGTTCGAAGAACCTTCGATGATCCCGATGGTGTCGGCTATGGCCGGTTCGGCTACGCTGGCACTGATAATACTGGTAATCGGCAGGAGATTTATCACCAACAAAGTGGATGTGCAGCAGGGTGCGGACGCCGGCGTGATGCATTGA
- a CDS encoding DUF5686 family protein — protein MDYFKRLLELLKIEREEDKQSYQRLIERSSVSERRANGLAWYPIAIRGQEMSRGDYLTVEVERTTHQDVPHQLRFGMPAVLFSNHEPQKDRVEGVISHQSGNRLKITLRTDELPEWSRDGKLGIDLLFDDNSYDEMQSALKTADSLVSSDKEGHLIKVLTGQIAPSLEEDIYPVDIPKLNPSQQRAVRNILSARELAIVHGPPGTGKTTTLVQAIKALVKKDKRPVLVVAPSNTEANFKKGVPMLNETVSEVTFRQPNVYKQRVIATRSSMDKNMADPNMYLLASFYQPEVVKAVSPLSPRAFAYYKFEYLGAFRENGIEVNKIKVTPRNWGEGVYRGTIQIIEGEWSIYSLDLQTVNTGFRIDIKQVYSPVQGVWMPVNQQFHVQGGIYGFKGKGDFVISQSFTNVKINPAFKPDIVVIDDKKYAEEAKKVRLSGREIRTQRMEEVVSRQKEFSAKNLRKMMKEYEKQDLKEKKKKGEDIDLKMSRQDSTQIDSMANKRSMAFWDSLRTVPLTVAEVKSYTRLDSLVIINEGSEKQKDSLKTSKRDTTKAKKGSHFSFGDLLTGHHFRLGKESPFRLDYTGPLPGVQVNTVEGLVLNGAGLKLRHSGGSRGGCW, from the coding sequence ATGGATTACTTCAAGCGACTACTCGAATTACTCAAAATAGAAAGAGAGGAAGACAAGCAATCGTACCAGCGATTGATCGAACGGTCTTCCGTTTCCGAACGCCGCGCCAACGGACTGGCGTGGTACCCGATTGCGATCCGCGGCCAGGAAATGAGCCGGGGCGATTACCTCACCGTGGAAGTGGAACGCACCACGCATCAGGATGTGCCGCACCAGTTGCGGTTCGGAATGCCCGCTGTACTTTTCAGTAACCACGAACCTCAAAAAGACCGCGTGGAAGGCGTAATCTCGCACCAGAGCGGTAACCGTCTGAAAATTACATTGCGCACCGACGAACTGCCCGAATGGTCGCGCGACGGCAAGCTGGGGATCGATCTGCTTTTCGATGACAACAGTTACGACGAAATGCAATCGGCGTTGAAAACGGCGGATTCGCTCGTGTCGTCGGATAAAGAAGGGCATTTGATCAAAGTATTAACGGGACAAATAGCGCCTTCATTGGAGGAAGACATTTACCCTGTTGATATTCCGAAACTGAACCCGTCGCAGCAACGCGCGGTGCGGAATATCCTTTCCGCCCGCGAGCTCGCCATTGTGCACGGACCTCCGGGAACCGGGAAGACGACCACTTTGGTGCAGGCTATTAAGGCATTGGTTAAAAAAGATAAGAGGCCTGTTCTCGTAGTGGCACCGAGCAATACGGAAGCCAACTTCAAAAAGGGCGTTCCGATGCTGAACGAGACAGTTTCCGAAGTGACGTTCCGGCAGCCTAATGTGTACAAACAGCGGGTAATCGCGACGCGGAGCAGCATGGACAAGAATATGGCCGATCCGAATATGTACCTGCTTGCCAGTTTTTACCAGCCCGAAGTAGTAAAGGCCGTGTCGCCGCTTTCGCCGCGTGCGTTCGCCTATTATAAATTCGAATACCTCGGCGCATTCCGCGAAAACGGCATCGAGGTCAACAAAATTAAGGTAACGCCCCGCAATTGGGGCGAGGGCGTATACCGCGGCACGATCCAGATCATCGAGGGCGAATGGAGCATTTATAGCCTCGATTTGCAGACGGTTAATACCGGTTTCCGGATTGATATCAAGCAGGTTTACAGCCCGGTACAGGGTGTATGGATGCCGGTTAACCAGCAGTTCCACGTGCAGGGAGGGATTTATGGGTTCAAAGGAAAAGGTGATTTCGTGATTTCACAGTCGTTCACGAACGTGAAAATCAACCCGGCATTCAAACCGGATATCGTTGTGATCGACGATAAGAAATATGCAGAGGAAGCGAAAAAAGTCAGGTTGAGCGGTCGTGAGATCAGGACGCAGCGCATGGAGGAAGTCGTGAGCAGGCAGAAGGAGTTTTCGGCCAAAAACCTGCGCAAAATGATGAAGGAGTACGAAAAGCAGGATCTTAAAGAAAAGAAAAAGAAGGGGGAAGATATCGATCTGAAAATGAGCCGACAGGATTCGACGCAGATCGATTCGATGGCCAACAAACGGAGTATGGCTTTCTGGGACTCGTTGCGGACGGTTCCGCTTACCGTGGCGGAGGTGAAAAGTTATACGCGGCTGGACAGCCTGGTGATCATCAACGAAGGGTCAGAAAAACAAAAGGATAGTTTGAAAACCAGCAAAAGGGACACGACCAAAGCGAAGAAAGGCAGCCATTTTAGCTTCGGGGATTTACTAACGGGGCATCATTTCCGGTTGGGCAAGGAAAGTCCGTTCCGGCTGGATTACACCGGTCCGTTGCCGGGTGTGCAGGTGAACACGGTGGAGGGGCTGGTGCTGAACGGCGCGGGATTGAAATTGCGGCATTCGGGCGGGAGCAGGGGGGGCTGCTGGTGA
- a CDS encoding DUF5686 family protein, which yields MVRSGHDWSIGGLTRYSFGRNKLLVTGVGDYSWARNSISVSGGRGIAQFNGESPMHPLLNTFTTLFLEQNFIKEYQKDFFRIDFKNSRENDHFEIKASIEYADRAALPNLEKTSPYRWIDWKGREFTSNVPDNAENKTDAAVPPPMQPHQALTVGISASYKPWQKYRTRGGKTSYYDDDSPKFSVGYRKGIRKAFGSDVDYDFVRIGIEHGFETGIRSKLRYKLAVGSSLRSDSVQFPDYQHFAGNRFFFQLGDPVGTFRMLDYYKYSTSKRFFEAHVLSELRQFLLTQIPWFRILGVKENFFLHYLATPDSDNYAELGYGLDIGIRFPLRVEVANSFEGFKYKSTAFRIGTTMNIGWGKD from the coding sequence ATGGTCAGGAGTGGTCATGATTGGTCCATAGGAGGGCTGACACGCTATTCGTTTGGTCGCAATAAGTTGCTGGTTACCGGCGTGGGCGATTATAGCTGGGCACGCAATTCGATCAGCGTTTCGGGAGGCCGGGGCATTGCGCAGTTTAATGGCGAAAGCCCGATGCATCCGTTGCTGAACACATTCACGACGCTGTTTTTAGAGCAGAATTTTATCAAAGAATATCAAAAAGACTTTTTTCGCATCGATTTTAAGAACAGCCGGGAAAACGATCATTTTGAAATAAAAGCCAGCATCGAATACGCCGACCGTGCGGCACTGCCTAATCTCGAAAAGACTTCACCCTACCGATGGATTGACTGGAAAGGGCGGGAGTTTACGTCCAATGTGCCTGATAATGCGGAAAACAAAACCGACGCCGCGGTGCCTCCGCCGATGCAGCCGCATCAAGCACTGACGGTGGGGATTTCGGCCTCTTACAAACCCTGGCAAAAGTACCGCACGCGCGGCGGAAAAACGTCCTATTACGACGACGATTCGCCGAAGTTTTCCGTCGGTTACCGCAAGGGTATCCGCAAAGCGTTCGGCAGCGATGTCGACTACGATTTTGTACGGATCGGTATCGAACACGGCTTCGAAACCGGCATTCGCAGCAAATTACGCTATAAGCTGGCCGTAGGCAGTTCCCTCCGTAGCGACAGCGTTCAGTTTCCCGACTATCAGCATTTTGCCGGGAACCGTTTCTTCTTCCAGCTCGGCGACCCTGTCGGCACATTCCGCATGCTGGATTATTACAAATACAGCACTTCCAAAAGGTTTTTTGAAGCACACGTCCTCAGCGAACTTCGCCAGTTCCTGTTGACCCAAATTCCCTGGTTCCGCATTTTGGGTGTCAAAGAGAATTTCTTCCTCCATTACCTCGCAACCCCCGACTCGGATAATTACGCCGAACTGGGTTATGGCCTCGACATCGGCATCCGTTTCCCGTTACGTGTAGAGGTGGCCAACAGTTTCGAAGGGTTTAAGTACAAGAGCACCGCGTTTCGGATCGGAACTACGATGAATATCGGCTGGGGGAAGGATTAA